A stretch of the Streptococcus oralis genome encodes the following:
- the dltC gene encoding D-alanine--poly(phosphoribitol) ligase subunit DltC, with translation MDIKSEVIEIIDELFMEDVSDMMDEDLFDAGVLDSMGTVELIVEIENRFDIRVPVTEFGRDDWNTANKIVAGITELKNA, from the coding sequence ATGGATATCAAATCAGAAGTTATTGAAATTATTGATGAGTTGTTTATGGAAGATGTTTCTGACATGATGGATGAAGATCTTTTTGATGCCGGTGTCTTGGATAGCATGGGAACGGTTGAATTGATTGTTGAGATTGAAAACCGTTTTGACATTCGTGTTCCAGTGACGGAGTTCGGTCGTGATGACTGGAATACGGCTAATAAAATCGTAGCAGGTATTACGGAGTTGAAGAATGCTTAA
- a CDS encoding teichoic acid D-Ala incorporation-associated protein DltX translates to MKKQRNLHVFLGRTALYFVILLGLLYFFSYLGQSQGTFIYNEF, encoded by the coding sequence ATGAAAAAACAACGAAATTTACATGTATTCTTAGGCCGGACGGCTCTATATTTTGTAATCTTACTTGGTTTGCTTTATTTTTTTAGTTACCTTGGTCAGAGCCAAGGCACCTTTATTTATAATGAGTTCTAG
- the glpO gene encoding type 1 glycerol-3-phosphate oxidase, which translates to MEFSKKTRELSIKKMQERTLDLLIIGGGITGAGVALQAAASGLDTGLIEMQDFAEGTSSRSTKLVHGGLRYLKQFDVEVVSDTVSERAVVQQIAPHIPKPDPMLLPVYDEDGATFSLFRLKVAMDLYDLLAGVSNTPAANKVLSKDQVLERQPNLKKEGLVGGGVYLDFRNNDARLVIENIKRANQDGALIANHVKAEGFLFDESGKITGVVARDLLTDQVFEIKARLVINTTGPWSDKVRNLSNQGTQFSQMRPTKGVHLVVDSSKIKVSQPVYFDTGLGDGRMVFVLPRENKTYFGTTDTDYTGDLEHPKVTQEDVDYLLGIVNNRFPEANITIDDIESSWAGLRPLIAGNSASDYNGGNNGTISDESFNSLIATVEAYLSKEKTREDVESAVSKLESSTSEKHLDPSAVSRGSSLDRDDNGLLTLAGGKITDYRKMAEGAMERVVDILKAEFDRSFKLINSKTYPVSGGELNPANVDSEIEAFAQLGVSRGLDSKEAHYLANLYGSNAPKVFALAHSLEQAPGLSLADTLSLHYAMRNELALSPVDFLLRRTNHMLFMRDSLDSIVEPVLDEMGRFYDWTEEEKAAYHADVEAALAQNDLAELKN; encoded by the coding sequence ATGGAATTTTCAAAGAAAACACGTGAATTATCAATTAAAAAAATGCAGGAACGCACCCTGGACCTTTTGATTATCGGTGGGGGGATTACAGGAGCTGGTGTAGCTTTGCAGGCAGCAGCCAGTGGTCTTGATACTGGTTTGATTGAAATGCAGGACTTCGCAGAAGGAACATCTAGCCGTTCAACAAAATTGGTCCACGGAGGTCTGCGTTATCTCAAACAATTCGACGTGGAAGTAGTGTCAGATACAGTTTCTGAACGTGCAGTAGTCCAACAAATCGCCCCACATATTCCAAAACCAGATCCAATGCTCTTGCCAGTTTACGATGAAGATGGAGCGACCTTTAGCCTTTTCCGTCTCAAAGTAGCCATGGACTTGTACGACCTTTTGGCAGGTGTTAGCAATACACCAGCTGCTAACAAGGTCTTGAGCAAGGATCAAGTCTTGGAACGCCAGCCAAACTTGAAGAAAGAAGGCTTGGTAGGAGGTGGGGTTTATCTTGACTTCCGTAATAACGATGCGCGTCTCGTGATTGAAAACATCAAACGTGCCAACCAAGACGGTGCTCTCATTGCCAACCACGTTAAGGCAGAAGGCTTCCTCTTTGACGAAAGCGGCAAGATTACAGGTGTTGTAGCTCGTGATTTGTTGACAGACCAAGTCTTTGAAATCAAGGCTCGTCTGGTTATCAACACGACAGGTCCTTGGAGCGACAAGGTACGTAATTTGTCCAATCAGGGAACCCAATTCTCACAAATGCGTCCAACTAAGGGAGTTCACTTGGTAGTGGATTCAAGCAAGATCAAGGTTTCACAGCCGGTTTACTTTGACACAGGTTTGGGAGACGGGCGTATGGTCTTTGTTCTCCCACGTGAAAACAAGACTTACTTTGGTACAACGGATACAGACTACACAGGTGATTTGGAACATCCAAAAGTGACGCAGGAAGATGTAGATTATCTGCTTGGCATTGTAAACAACCGCTTCCCAGAAGCAAATATCACAATTGACGATATCGAAAGCAGCTGGGCTGGTCTTCGTCCATTGATTGCAGGCAATAGCGCTTCTGACTACAATGGAGGAAATAACGGAACCATTAGCGATGAGAGCTTCAATAGCTTGATTGCGACTGTCGAAGCTTATCTCTCGAAAGAAAAAACGCGTGAAGATGTTGAATCTGCTGTCAGCAAGCTTGAAAGCAGCACATCTGAGAAACATTTGGATCCATCTGCAGTTTCTCGTGGTTCGAGCTTGGACCGTGATGATAATGGCCTCTTGACCCTTGCTGGTGGTAAAATCACAGACTACCGTAAGATGGCTGAAGGAGCTATGGAGCGCGTAGTCGATATCCTCAAAGCAGAATTTGACCGTAGCTTTAAACTGATCAACTCGAAGACTTATCCTGTTTCAGGTGGAGAATTGAACCCAGCAAATGTGGATTCAGAAATCGAAGCCTTTGCTCAACTTGGAGTTTCACGTGGTTTGGATAGCAAGGAAGCTCACTATCTCGCAAATCTTTACGGTTCAAATGCACCGAAGGTCTTCGCCCTTGCTCACAGCTTGGAACAGGCGCCAGGACTCAGCTTGGCAGACACCTTGTCCCTTCACTATGCAATGCGCAATGAATTGGCTCTTAGCCCAGTTGACTTCCTCCTTCGCCGTACCAACCACATGCTCTTCATGCGTGATAGTTTAGATAGCATCGTTGAGCCAGTTCTGGATGAAATGGGACGATTCTATGATTGGACTGAAGAAGAAAAAGCAGCCTACCATGCGGATGTCGAAGCAGCTCTTGCTCAAAACGATTTAGCAGAACTAAAAAATTAA
- a CDS encoding MIP/aquaporin family protein, whose translation MMKELFGEFLGTLILILLGNGVVAGVVLPKTKSNNSGWIVITMGWGIAVAVAAFVSGTLSPAHLNPAVTFAMALKGTLSWASVFPYILAQFAGAMVAQILVWLQFKPHYEAEENAGNILATFSTGPAIKNTVSNLVSEILGTFVLLLTIFALGLYDLQAGLGTFAVGTLIVGIGLSLGGTTGYALNPARDLGPRIMHSILPIPNKGDGDWSYAWIPVVGPIVGAALAVLVFSLF comes from the coding sequence ATGATGAAAGAATTATTTGGAGAATTTTTGGGGACCTTAATCCTGATCCTCCTAGGAAATGGTGTTGTTGCAGGTGTGGTTCTTCCCAAAACCAAGAGCAACAATTCAGGATGGATTGTGATTACTATGGGATGGGGAATTGCTGTAGCTGTTGCAGCCTTTGTATCTGGCACGCTCAGCCCAGCCCACCTAAATCCAGCTGTGACGTTTGCTATGGCCTTAAAAGGAACGCTCTCTTGGGCTTCTGTTTTCCCTTATATCCTAGCCCAATTCGCAGGAGCGATGGTGGCTCAGATTCTGGTTTGGTTGCAATTCAAACCACACTATGAGGCGGAAGAAAACGCAGGAAATATCCTAGCGACATTTAGTACTGGACCAGCCATCAAGAACACAGTATCGAACTTGGTTAGCGAAATCCTTGGAACTTTTGTTTTGCTCTTGACAATCTTTGCCTTGGGACTCTATGACCTTCAAGCCGGTTTAGGGACTTTTGCAGTAGGGACCTTGATTGTCGGTATCGGCCTTTCACTAGGTGGGACAACGGGTTATGCCTTGAACCCAGCTCGTGACCTAGGACCTCGTATCATGCACAGCATCTTGCCAATTCCAAACAAGGGAGACGGGGACTGGTCTTATGCTTGGATTCCTGTTGTAGGACCTATTGTTGGTGCGGCCCTAGCAGTTCTCGTATTTTCACTTTTCTAA
- the glpK gene encoding glycerol kinase GlpK, protein MSQEKYIMAIDQGTTSSRAIIFNKKGEKVSSSQKEFTQIFPQAGWVEHNANEIWNSVQSVIAGAFIESGVKPSQIEAIGITNQRETTVVWDKKTGLPIYNAIVWQSRQTAPLAEQLKSQGYVEKFHEKTGLIIDAYFSATKVRWILDHVEGAQERAEKGELLFGTIDTWLVWKLTDGAAHVTDYSNAARTMLYNIKDLKWDDEILEILNIPKAMLPEVRSNSEIYGKTAPFHFYGGEVPISGMAGDQQAALFGQLAFEPGMVKNTYGTGSFIIMNTGEEMQLSENNLLTTIGYGINGKVYYALEGSIFIAGSAIQWLRDGLRMVENSPESEKYALNSHNNDEVYVVPAFTGLGAPYWNQNARGSVFGLTRGTSKEDFIKATLQSIAYQVRDIIDTMQVDAQTAIQVLKVDGGAAMNNFLMQFQADILGIDIARAKNLETTALGAAFLAGLAVGYWKDLDELKLLNETGELFEPSMNESRKEQLYKGWKKAVKATQVFAEIDD, encoded by the coding sequence CAAGAAAAATACATCATGGCTATTGACCAGGGAACGACCAGTTCTCGTGCCATCATTTTTAACAAAAAAGGAGAAAAGGTCAGCTCTAGTCAAAAAGAGTTCACTCAGATTTTCCCTCAAGCAGGTTGGGTTGAGCACAATGCCAATGAAATTTGGAACTCGGTTCAGTCAGTTATTGCGGGTGCTTTCATCGAAAGTGGTGTGAAACCAAGTCAAATCGAGGCAATCGGAATTACCAACCAACGTGAAACTACTGTCGTCTGGGATAAGAAAACAGGACTCCCTATCTACAATGCTATCGTTTGGCAATCACGCCAAACTGCTCCTCTAGCTGAACAACTGAAAAGTCAAGGTTATGTGGAAAAATTCCATGAAAAGACTGGTTTGATCATCGATGCTTACTTCTCTGCTACCAAGGTTCGTTGGATTTTGGACCATGTAGAAGGTGCTCAAGAGCGAGCAGAAAAGGGTGAATTGCTCTTTGGTACCATTGATACTTGGTTGGTTTGGAAATTGACTGACGGCGCAGCTCACGTGACCGACTACTCAAACGCAGCTCGTACCATGCTCTATAACATCAAGGATCTTAAATGGGACGACGAGATTTTGGAAATCCTTAATATTCCTAAGGCTATGCTTCCAGAAGTTCGTTCTAACTCTGAAATCTACGGAAAGACAGCTCCATTCCATTTCTACGGTGGAGAAGTGCCAATTTCAGGTATGGCTGGGGACCAACAGGCAGCCCTCTTCGGTCAGTTGGCCTTTGAACCTGGTATGGTCAAGAATACTTATGGAACAGGTTCTTTCATCATTATGAATACTGGTGAAGAGATGCAGTTGTCTGAAAATAACCTTTTGACAACGATTGGTTATGGAATCAACGGTAAGGTTTATTATGCTTTGGAAGGTTCTATCTTTATTGCTGGAAGTGCCATTCAGTGGCTTCGCGATGGACTTCGCATGGTTGAAAATTCACCAGAGTCTGAAAAATATGCTCTCAATTCTCACAACAATGATGAAGTCTATGTCGTACCTGCCTTTACAGGTCTAGGGGCTCCATACTGGAACCAAAATGCTCGTGGTTCGGTCTTTGGTTTAACTCGTGGAACAAGCAAAGAAGACTTTATCAAGGCAACTTTGCAATCTATCGCTTATCAAGTACGTGACATCATTGACACCATGCAAGTGGATGCTCAGACAGCTATTCAAGTCCTCAAAGTTGACGGCGGTGCAGCTATGAACAACTTCCTCATGCAGTTCCAGGCTGACATTTTGGGAATCGATATTGCCCGCGCTAAAAACTTGGAAACAACTGCCCTCGGTGCAGCCTTCCTAGCTGGTTTGGCAGTGGGTTACTGGAAGGATTTGGACGAGTTGAAACTCTTGAACGAGACAGGAGAACTCTTTGAGCCATCCATGAACGAATCGCGCAAGGAACAACTCTACAAGGGATGGAAGAAGGCTGTGAAAGCAACGCAAGTCTTTGCGGAAATCGACGACTAA
- the dltA gene encoding D-alanine--poly(phosphoribitol) ligase subunit DltA, whose amino-acid sequence MSNKPIKDMIETIEHFAQTQPTYPVYNVLGQEHTYGDLKADSDSLAAAIDQLGLPEKSPVVVFGGQEYEMLATFVALTKSGHAYIPIDSHSALERVSAIVEVAEPSLIIAISDFPLEQTSTLMLNLKQVHEAFAQASSYEMTHPVKGDDNYYIIFTSGTTGKPKGVQISHDNLLSFTNWMITDKEFATPSRPQMLAQPPYSFDLSVMYWAPTLALGGTLFALPSAITQDFKKLFATIFSLPIAIWTSTPSFADMAMLSEDFNSEKLPGITHFYFDGEELTVKTAQKLRERFPNARIINAYGPTEATVALSAVAVTDEMLKTLKRLPIGYTKADSPTFVIDEEGKKVPNGEQGEIIVSGPAVSKGYMNNPEKTAEAFFEFEGLPAYHTGDVGTMTDEGLLLYGGRMDFQIKFNGYRIELEDVSQNLNKSRYIESAVAVPRYNKDHKVQNLLAYVILKDGVRQQFERDIDITKAIKEDLADIMMSYMMPSKFLYRDSLPLTPNGKIDIKGLINEVNSR is encoded by the coding sequence GTGTCTAATAAACCGATAAAAGATATGATTGAAACGATTGAGCACTTTGCTCAAACGCAACCAACATATCCTGTCTACAATGTTTTAGGCCAAGAACATACTTATGGTGATCTGAAGGCTGATTCGGATAGTTTGGCTGCAGCTATCGACCAACTAGGCTTACCTGAGAAATCTCCAGTCGTCGTTTTTGGCGGACAGGAATATGAGATGCTGGCTACCTTTGTTGCGCTGACTAAGTCGGGACATGCCTACATTCCAATTGATAGCCATTCGGCCTTGGAACGAGTTTCTGCTATCGTAGAAGTTGCAGAGCCAAGCTTGATTATTGCTATCTCAGATTTTCCATTAGAGCAAACTAGCACACTGATGCTGAATTTAAAGCAAGTCCATGAAGCTTTTGCTCAAGCTTCCAGCTACGAGATGACCCATCCAGTCAAGGGAGATGACAACTACTACATCATCTTTACTTCTGGAACGACTGGTAAGCCTAAGGGAGTGCAGATCTCCCATGATAATCTCCTCAGCTTTACCAACTGGATGATTACAGATAAAGAGTTTGCGACGCCAAGTCGTCCACAAATGCTGGCTCAGCCCCCTTATTCTTTTGACCTATCTGTCATGTACTGGGCACCGACCTTAGCACTGGGTGGTACACTTTTCGCTCTTCCATCTGCCATTACTCAGGACTTCAAAAAACTCTTTGCGACGATTTTTTCCTTGCCAATCGCTATCTGGACATCAACACCGTCCTTTGCAGATATGGCCATGTTATCAGAAGACTTTAACAGTGAGAAATTGCCTGGCATCACGCATTTCTACTTTGATGGTGAAGAATTGACGGTCAAAACAGCTCAAAAACTACGTGAGCGATTCCCAAATGCTCGTATTATCAATGCCTACGGTCCAACAGAAGCGACAGTAGCCCTGTCAGCAGTTGCCGTGACAGACGAGATGTTGAAGACTCTCAAACGCCTGCCAATCGGCTATACCAAGGCGGATTCTCCGACCTTTGTCATTGATGAGGAAGGTAAGAAAGTTCCGAATGGTGAACAGGGAGAAATCATTGTTTCTGGGCCAGCTGTTTCAAAAGGCTATATGAATAATCCTGAAAAAACGGCAGAAGCTTTCTTTGAGTTCGAAGGTCTTCCAGCCTACCACACAGGGGATGTAGGAACCATGACAGATGAGGGCTTGCTTCTCTATGGTGGACGCATGGATTTCCAGATTAAGTTTAATGGTTATCGCATTGAGCTTGAAGATGTCTCTCAAAACCTCAACAAGTCTCGCTATATCGAGTCGGCAGTTGCTGTCCCACGTTATAACAAGGACCACAAGGTACAAAATCTACTGGCCTATGTCATCCTAAAGGACGGTGTCCGTCAGCAGTTTGAACGCGATATCGATATTACCAAGGCTATCAAGGAAGACCTAGCAGATATCATGATGTCTTATATGATGCCGTCTAAGTTTCTCTATCGAGACAGTTTACCACTAACACCTAATGGTAAAATTGATATCAAGGGTTTGATTAACGAGGTAAACAGCCGATGA
- the dltD gene encoding D-alanyl-lipoteichoic acid biosynthesis protein DltD, whose product MLKRLWLIFGPIFIAGFLVLLLIFFYPSTTSHNLTEEKYSAASVSAESFKERSQKVRALTDPNMRFIPFLGSSEWIRFDSVHPAVLAEKYHRPYRPYFLGQAGAASLNQYFGLQQILPEIENKQAVFVISPQWFTETDYEPAAFQRFFNSDQLTAFLGNQSGDIAAKHAAIRLLKQNPNVALKNIVQKLSKGEELSDVDQVAIDIFARFNEKQSALFGQFSIRGQLKYKEHVENYLKDLPDQFSYDELEKIVRKDAEANTTNNDMGMENHFYTREIQKDLKKWEGYQKNYNFLKSSEYNDLQLVLNQFAKSNVNVLFVIQPVNKKWMEYTGLSEEMYQHAVEKIRYQLESQGFTNIADFSKNGGDPYFVKDTIHLGWLGWLAFDKVVNPFLTDPKPAPDYKMNDRFFSKDWATYDGNIKDFQ is encoded by the coding sequence ATGCTTAAACGCTTGTGGCTGATCTTCGGGCCTATCTTCATTGCTGGATTTTTGGTTCTTCTACTCATCTTTTTTTATCCAAGTACAACAAGCCATAATCTGACGGAGGAGAAATACTCGGCGGCTTCTGTTAGTGCAGAGAGTTTTAAAGAGAGAAGCCAAAAAGTAAGGGCTCTTACGGATCCAAATATGCGTTTTATTCCTTTTCTAGGGTCCAGTGAATGGATTCGATTTGATAGTGTCCATCCAGCTGTTTTAGCAGAAAAATACCATCGTCCCTATCGTCCTTATTTTCTAGGTCAAGCAGGAGCAGCCTCTCTCAATCAATATTTTGGTCTACAGCAAATTTTGCCAGAAATAGAGAATAAGCAGGCTGTATTTGTGATTTCGCCTCAGTGGTTTACGGAGACAGATTATGAACCCGCAGCGTTTCAGAGATTTTTTAACAGTGACCAATTGACAGCTTTTTTGGGAAATCAATCTGGTGACATTGCTGCAAAGCATGCGGCTATTCGATTGTTAAAGCAGAATCCTAATGTTGCATTAAAAAACATTGTTCAAAAACTGTCAAAGGGTGAAGAATTATCAGATGTTGATCAGGTTGCTATTGATATTTTTGCGCGATTCAACGAAAAACAATCCGCTCTCTTTGGACAATTCTCCATTCGAGGACAACTCAAGTACAAGGAACACGTGGAGAACTATTTAAAAGATCTTCCGGATCAATTTTCTTATGATGAGTTAGAAAAAATTGTTCGTAAGGACGCAGAAGCAAATACGACCAATAACGATATGGGGATGGAAAATCATTTCTATACGAGAGAGATTCAAAAGGATTTAAAAAAATGGGAAGGATATCAAAAAAATTACAACTTCCTCAAGTCCTCTGAGTACAATGATTTGCAGCTGGTCCTCAATCAATTTGCTAAGTCGAATGTCAATGTGCTCTTTGTCATTCAGCCGGTTAACAAGAAGTGGATGGAGTACACAGGGCTCAGCGAAGAGATGTACCAACATGCAGTGGAGAAAATTCGTTACCAATTAGAGAGTCAGGGTTTTACCAATATTGCTGATTTTTCAAAAAATGGAGGGGACCCTTATTTTGTTAAAGATACCATTCATCTAGGATGGTTAGGTTGGCTAGCTTTTGATAAGGTTGTCAATCCTTTCTTGACGGATCCGAAACCAGCTCCAGACTACAAGATGAATGACCGCTTCTTTAGCAAGGACTGGGCGACCTATGATGGGAATATCAAAGATTTCCAATAA
- the dltB gene encoding D-alanyl-lipoteichoic acid biosynthesis protein DltB, with protein sequence MMELYKQLPHLEPYGDLQYFLYVIAATLPIFIGLFFKKRFALYEVLVSLFFIVTMLVGGKTNQISALIFYVIWQVLLVSFYRRYRKQRDSKWIFYLVSFLSLLPIVFVKVSPAIHGPQSLFGFLGISYLTFRAVGVIVELRDGVIKDLTIWQFLRFLLFMPTFSSGPIDRFKRFNENYETIPERDKLMDMLEEAVKYIMLGFLYKFILAHILGETLLPPLKNLALQTGGFFNLYALAVMYTFGLELFFDFAGYSMFALAISNLMGIHSPINFNKPFLSRDLKEFWNRWHMSLSFWFRDFVFMRMVMVLTRKKVFKNRNVTSSVAYILNMLIMGFWHGVTWYYIAYGLFHGIGLVINDAWLRKKKALNKERKKAGKGSLPENRWIQLLGMVVTFHVVMVSFLIFSGFLNDLWFKK encoded by the coding sequence ATGATGGAGCTTTATAAACAGCTACCTCATTTGGAACCTTATGGTGATCTTCAGTACTTTTTATACGTAATTGCTGCGACTTTACCTATCTTTATTGGTCTTTTTTTCAAGAAACGTTTTGCCTTGTACGAGGTGCTCGTTAGTCTCTTTTTTATCGTCACCATGTTGGTCGGTGGAAAGACGAATCAAATAAGCGCTCTTATCTTTTATGTTATCTGGCAAGTACTTCTTGTATCTTTCTACAGAAGGTACAGGAAACAACGGGATAGTAAATGGATATTTTACCTGGTTAGCTTTCTATCCCTATTGCCTATCGTCTTTGTGAAAGTATCTCCTGCTATTCATGGACCTCAATCTTTGTTTGGCTTTTTAGGGATTTCTTACTTAACTTTTCGTGCAGTTGGGGTTATCGTTGAGTTGAGAGACGGTGTTATCAAGGATTTAACGATTTGGCAATTCTTACGTTTTCTTCTCTTTATGCCGACTTTCTCAAGTGGCCCCATTGATCGTTTCAAACGCTTCAATGAAAATTACGAGACCATTCCTGAACGGGATAAGTTGATGGACATGCTAGAAGAGGCTGTCAAATATATCATGCTTGGCTTCCTCTACAAGTTTATCTTGGCTCACATTTTAGGAGAGACATTATTGCCTCCGCTGAAAAATTTGGCCTTGCAGACAGGTGGTTTCTTTAATCTCTACGCTTTAGCGGTCATGTACACCTTTGGTCTGGAGCTCTTCTTTGACTTTGCGGGCTACTCTATGTTTGCCTTAGCTATTTCAAACTTGATGGGTATTCATAGTCCTATCAACTTTAACAAGCCCTTTTTGTCAAGGGATTTAAAAGAGTTTTGGAATCGCTGGCACATGAGTCTGTCTTTCTGGTTCCGTGATTTCGTCTTTATGCGGATGGTCATGGTGTTGACCAGAAAGAAGGTCTTTAAAAATCGCAATGTGACCTCAAGTGTAGCCTATATTCTCAATATGCTGATTATGGGATTTTGGCATGGTGTGACCTGGTACTACATCGCCTATGGACTTTTTCATGGGATTGGGCTAGTCATCAATGATGCATGGCTTCGTAAGAAAAAAGCACTCAATAAAGAACGGAAAAAAGCTGGAAAGGGTTCCTTACCTGAGAATCGCTGGATTCAGTTGCTTGGCATGGTTGTCACCTTCCATGTCGTGATGGTTTCATTCTTAATCTTTTCTGGATTTTTGAATGATTTATGGTTTAAAAAATAA